A region from the Aeromicrobium choanae genome encodes:
- a CDS encoding type I polyketide synthase translates to MTTLDTSVFHAPTSRDRRTDSLLDDLRSGTPWALVLGGQGGDWLGPLADLVRDFALDADVADLVRRSDRMLAPVATELARAGVAFDPVAWVDVLAVGESAEDDDAPGLPAGADVTAPAASVPGITLAQLAGLRALSRQGLDVAAHPPVAVAGHSQGVLAAEALAGVPDVEVLALARLVGAAAQLVGRRRGLLGQTMLAVSGVVPERVAAIVEGTGAVCHIRNGRRSVVLSGPSAALAAATARLEQVAADEKDERERKVTGGAPFSPVIEPVESALAFHHPDLAETAELVAGWAARIGIDAEHARHATQRAIIDPVDWVVDVTAALDAGAEWVLDLGPGDLASRLTAAETRSRGVGLVAPTTRRGHRELTITGARPTVPVAWSTFAPRLVTLPDGSTSVETAFTRATGKSPILLAGMTPTTVDAPIVAAAANAGFWSELAGGGQVTEEIFDARLVELDSLLDEGATFQFNSLFLDPYLWRLQLGQNRLVQRARAAGAPIDAVIVTAGIPELDDAVALVDELTEAGIEHVVFKPGTVRQIREVLAIAKKVDRTVIVQVEGGRAGGHHSWEDLDDLILATYGELRAQSNVVLCVGGGIGTSDAAAAWLTGTWAQRHGFLDMPVDGILVGTAAMATLEATTAPEVKQLLVETRGTGAWVGAGTAKNGMASGRSQLGADIHEIDNTASRTGRLLDEVAGDADAVARRRDEIVEALDRTAKPYFGDVAAMTYARWLGRFVELSGTAADGSAQWLDVSLRDRFHALAQRAEARLAEQDRGEIATLFAEPADVEDGPAALDRLLAAYPDAASVTLHPADEAFFVEVCRRAGKPVNFVPVVDADVRRWWRSDSLWQAHDPRYGADEVCVIPGTASVAGITRVDEPVADLLQRFEDAAVDALLASGRAPQRVPARRREGDSRLAAPLAVVLAAPDVVWAGRTVTNPVHRLGAEWVLTDTDSAEQAATGARLVAAGDSAADLTVPLGHGRELTLRIEVPSGSSRGHAPVVTTDAAVSAMAQIVSGAVAGSLPEVSDGVAHLDVDWDPDLAADHAAVSAGPLVLGRHRVPDVLVGLAWPAVFAVIGDARNAEGVPVVEGMLDLVHLDHAITAQPLPTERTSLEIRAALTGVEESQYGRVVTVDVTVGDVATMRERFAIRGRTGAATLADPARAGDVLGDDEVKDTPRRTRARVTVTAPSDLGAFASVTGDHNPIHTSVAAARLAGLGAPIVHGMWTSAAAQHAVADETGRRIAGWTTRFMAPVAPGAEVEVRADRVGLSHGREVLDVTVRAEGEIVMAASAVLDAPRTAYAFPGQGIQSPGMGMAGYQRCPAAREVWDRADKHTRSALGFSILTVVRDNPTDLTVRGVTHHHPDGVLYLTQFTQVAMAVLGAAQMAELREGGAFVDGAVLAGHSVGEYNALAAVSGVISLEAVVEVVFQRGSVMHTLVPRDEKGRSDYRLAAIRPSQIGLADDEVKDYVEGLGEASGEFLQIVNYNMRGSQYAIAGTVRGLEVLEKDVADRRERFGGKAAFILVPGIDVPFHSRVLHGGVPDFRHKLQELLPPTIDPAILEGRYVPNLVPKPFSLDEDFIREVEQYVGTTVPRSEDPGMLCRDLLIELLAWQFASPVRWIETQDLMFTPVEEGGLGVERFVEVGVGSAPTVANLAAGTLKLPGYPSVEVLNVERDAAAVYGTDEDPAPVEDEAPEATVEDSAPQQAAAPAAAPAGGPATQTAADLPFSAADATKVLIAWWTKLRLDQLGAADTIESLTDGASSRRNQLLIDLGGELSLGAIDGAAEADIVTLGGQVDALARTYKPFGPVLAEAFGDHLKKVLGPTGRKQSAVAERVTGAWQLGSGWASHVLAELAMVTREGQSVRGGAFGEASIASAGDVDAAIDAAVQAVAARHGVTVQMPSAGGGDGATIDAEALGEFTAAITGRDGVLASAARLVLEHLDLVDVPETAEPDEQAAAVVARVEAELGTDWIKATEGVFDAEHAVVLDDRWASAREDLARLAHGDEVVGSFAATGEVVAKQAEHWLARTGDERFARIAEDARDTTAGTFAGEVAVVTGAADGSIAGSAVGELLAGGATVVATTSSLAPKKLRFFKDLYRRNARAGAVLWVVPANLASFADVDALVEWIGAEQSRTAAGVTTVSKPSLTPTLLVPFAAGRVMGDATEAGPRAELEMRILLWSVERLVGALSSSVTDRNLDARLHVLLPGSPNRGMFGGDGAYGEAKAALDALVTKWGSEKRWADKVTLAHAIIGWVRGTGLMGGNDPLVEAVEAAGVRTWSPAEMAAALLEACTPQARQQATEGPLTFDLTGGLGEADLDMKALAAEAGDRVAGRGTSPRIEINSTIPALPAPPSRLDRVETPEWAGVTARPEDLVVIVGAGELGPYGSARTRFEMEVEDRLSAAGVLELAWSTGLLSWDATNRGWFDTESGEVVAEHEIADRYEDAVRERIGVRRYADDGDMVDNSAPLLASVYLDHDLTFTVSGQAEAQAMRDADPEHTVIAQDGEGEWTVTRRAGTQVRVPRKMKLTRTVGGQIPTGFDPTVWGVPAEMVEAVDRVALWNLICTVDAFLSSGFTPSELMRWTHPTLVANTQGTGMGGMTSMHSLYIDTLLGEAKPNDILQEALPNVIAAHVVQSYVGSYGAMVHPVAACATTAVSVEEGVDKIRLNKAEFVVAGGFDDLSVEGIVGFGDMSATADSAAMAAKGLEDRYFSRANDRRYGGFVESQGGGTILLARGDLAARMGLPVLGVVAYAASFADGVHTSIPAPGLGALAAGRGGRESQLARSLSALGVGADDIGVLSKHDTSTGVNERNESELHERLAAALGRSEGNPLYVMSQKALTGHSKGGAAAFQLIGLCQVLEGGVLPPNRSLDCVMDDLAEHEHLVWLREPLATGPLKAGLLTSLGFGHVAGLIAVVHSQAFVESLSADERDAYLEAAERRRIDGRMRLVDAMYGGEALYRRPADRRLGDSGVREREAALLLDASGRLGEDGVYACR, encoded by the coding sequence ATGACGACGCTCGACACCTCTGTGTTCCACGCCCCGACCTCCCGCGACCGCCGCACCGACAGCCTGCTCGACGACCTCCGTTCGGGTACGCCGTGGGCGCTGGTCCTCGGCGGGCAGGGAGGGGACTGGCTCGGCCCGCTGGCCGACCTCGTCCGCGACTTCGCGCTGGACGCCGACGTCGCCGACCTCGTCCGCCGCTCGGACCGCATGCTGGCTCCCGTCGCCACCGAGCTCGCCCGCGCGGGCGTCGCCTTCGACCCGGTGGCGTGGGTGGACGTGCTCGCCGTCGGCGAGTCGGCCGAGGACGATGACGCCCCGGGCCTGCCCGCCGGCGCCGACGTCACCGCCCCGGCCGCCTCCGTCCCCGGCATCACGCTCGCGCAGCTCGCCGGGCTGCGTGCGCTGTCGCGCCAGGGGCTCGACGTGGCCGCCCACCCGCCCGTCGCCGTGGCGGGCCACTCCCAGGGCGTGCTCGCCGCCGAGGCGCTCGCCGGCGTCCCCGACGTCGAGGTGCTCGCGCTCGCCCGCCTGGTCGGTGCCGCGGCGCAGCTCGTCGGCCGCCGCCGCGGGCTGCTCGGACAGACGATGCTGGCCGTCTCGGGAGTCGTCCCCGAGCGCGTCGCCGCCATCGTCGAGGGCACCGGCGCCGTCTGCCACATCCGCAACGGGCGCCGCTCCGTGGTGCTGTCCGGGCCGTCCGCGGCCCTCGCCGCCGCCACCGCGCGCCTCGAGCAGGTGGCCGCGGACGAGAAGGACGAGCGCGAGCGCAAGGTCACCGGCGGGGCGCCGTTCTCCCCGGTGATCGAGCCCGTCGAGTCCGCCCTCGCGTTCCACCACCCCGACCTCGCCGAGACCGCCGAGCTGGTGGCCGGCTGGGCGGCGCGCATCGGCATCGACGCCGAGCACGCCCGCCACGCGACGCAGCGCGCGATCATCGACCCGGTCGACTGGGTCGTCGACGTCACCGCCGCGCTCGACGCCGGAGCCGAGTGGGTCCTCGACCTCGGGCCCGGCGACCTTGCCTCGCGCCTCACCGCAGCCGAGACCCGCTCGCGCGGCGTCGGCCTGGTGGCCCCCACGACGCGTCGTGGTCACCGTGAGCTGACGATCACGGGCGCTCGCCCCACGGTCCCCGTCGCGTGGTCGACCTTCGCGCCGCGCCTCGTGACGCTGCCCGACGGCTCCACCTCGGTCGAGACCGCGTTCACCCGCGCCACCGGCAAGTCGCCGATCCTGCTCGCTGGCATGACGCCCACCACCGTGGACGCGCCGATCGTGGCCGCCGCGGCCAACGCCGGCTTCTGGTCCGAGCTCGCCGGTGGCGGCCAGGTGACCGAGGAGATCTTCGACGCCCGCCTCGTCGAGCTGGACTCGCTGCTCGACGAGGGCGCCACGTTCCAGTTCAACTCGCTGTTCCTCGATCCCTACCTGTGGCGCCTGCAGCTGGGCCAGAACCGCCTCGTCCAGCGCGCCCGCGCCGCCGGCGCCCCGATCGACGCCGTCATCGTCACGGCCGGCATCCCCGAGCTCGACGACGCCGTCGCCCTCGTCGACGAGCTGACCGAGGCCGGCATCGAGCACGTCGTGTTCAAGCCCGGCACCGTGCGCCAGATCCGTGAGGTCCTCGCGATCGCCAAGAAGGTCGACCGCACCGTCATCGTGCAGGTCGAGGGAGGCCGCGCCGGCGGTCACCACTCGTGGGAGGACCTGGACGACCTGATCCTGGCCACCTACGGCGAGCTGCGCGCCCAGTCGAACGTGGTCCTGTGCGTCGGCGGTGGCATCGGCACCTCCGACGCCGCGGCCGCGTGGCTGACCGGCACCTGGGCCCAGCGCCACGGCTTCCTCGACATGCCCGTCGACGGCATCCTCGTCGGCACCGCCGCTATGGCGACCCTCGAGGCCACGACCGCCCCCGAGGTCAAGCAGCTGCTCGTCGAGACCCGCGGCACCGGTGCGTGGGTCGGCGCCGGCACCGCCAAGAACGGCATGGCGTCGGGCCGCAGCCAGCTCGGTGCCGACATCCACGAGATCGACAACACCGCGTCGCGCACCGGCCGCCTCCTCGACGAGGTCGCCGGCGACGCCGATGCGGTCGCCCGCCGCCGCGACGAGATCGTCGAGGCGCTCGACCGCACCGCGAAGCCGTACTTCGGCGACGTCGCCGCGATGACCTACGCCCGCTGGCTCGGCCGCTTCGTCGAGCTCTCCGGCACCGCCGCCGACGGCTCGGCCCAGTGGCTCGACGTGTCGCTGCGCGACCGGTTCCACGCGCTCGCGCAGCGGGCCGAGGCCCGCCTCGCCGAGCAGGACCGCGGCGAGATCGCCACGCTCTTCGCCGAGCCGGCCGACGTCGAGGACGGCCCGGCCGCGCTCGACCGCCTGCTCGCGGCGTACCCCGACGCCGCCTCGGTGACGCTGCACCCGGCCGACGAGGCGTTCTTCGTCGAGGTCTGCCGCCGGGCCGGCAAGCCCGTGAACTTCGTGCCGGTCGTCGACGCGGACGTGCGCCGCTGGTGGCGCTCGGACTCCCTGTGGCAGGCGCACGACCCGCGCTACGGGGCCGACGAGGTCTGCGTCATCCCCGGCACGGCCAGCGTCGCGGGCATCACCCGCGTCGACGAGCCCGTCGCCGACCTGCTGCAGCGCTTCGAGGACGCGGCGGTCGACGCCCTGCTCGCCTCGGGTCGCGCCCCGCAGCGCGTGCCGGCCCGCCGCCGTGAGGGCGACAGCCGTCTCGCCGCTCCGCTCGCCGTGGTCCTGGCCGCCCCCGACGTGGTCTGGGCGGGCCGCACCGTCACCAACCCCGTGCACCGCCTCGGCGCCGAGTGGGTGCTGACCGACACCGACTCCGCCGAGCAGGCCGCCACGGGTGCCCGCCTCGTCGCCGCGGGCGACTCCGCGGCCGACCTGACCGTGCCCCTCGGCCACGGCCGTGAGCTGACGCTGCGCATCGAGGTGCCGTCCGGCTCTTCGCGCGGCCACGCTCCCGTGGTCACCACCGACGCCGCCGTGTCCGCCATGGCGCAGATCGTCAGCGGTGCCGTCGCCGGCAGTCTTCCCGAGGTCTCCGACGGCGTCGCGCACCTCGACGTCGACTGGGACCCGGACCTGGCCGCCGACCACGCCGCCGTCAGCGCCGGACCGCTCGTGCTCGGCCGTCACCGCGTGCCCGACGTGCTCGTCGGACTGGCCTGGCCTGCGGTCTTCGCCGTCATCGGCGACGCCCGCAACGCCGAGGGCGTCCCCGTCGTCGAGGGCATGCTCGACCTGGTCCACCTCGACCACGCGATCACCGCGCAGCCGCTGCCGACCGAGCGCACGTCGCTCGAGATCCGTGCCGCCCTGACCGGCGTCGAGGAGTCGCAGTACGGCCGTGTCGTCACCGTCGACGTGACGGTCGGCGACGTCGCCACGATGCGCGAGCGGTTCGCAATCCGCGGCCGCACGGGCGCGGCCACGCTGGCCGACCCCGCGCGTGCGGGCGACGTCCTGGGCGATGACGAGGTCAAGGACACCCCGCGCCGGACGCGAGCCCGCGTGACCGTGACCGCCCCGTCCGACCTCGGCGCGTTCGCGTCGGTCACGGGCGACCACAACCCGATCCACACCAGCGTCGCCGCCGCCCGCCTGGCCGGCCTGGGCGCGCCCATCGTGCACGGCATGTGGACCTCCGCCGCCGCGCAGCACGCGGTGGCGGACGAGACCGGACGCCGCATCGCCGGCTGGACCACGCGCTTCATGGCCCCGGTCGCTCCGGGCGCCGAGGTGGAGGTCCGCGCCGATCGCGTGGGCCTGTCCCACGGCCGCGAGGTGCTGGACGTCACCGTGCGCGCCGAGGGCGAGATCGTCATGGCCGCCTCGGCCGTACTGGACGCGCCCCGCACCGCCTACGCCTTCCCCGGCCAGGGCATCCAGAGCCCCGGCATGGGCATGGCCGGCTACCAGCGCTGCCCCGCGGCGCGCGAGGTCTGGGACCGTGCCGACAAGCACACCCGCTCCGCGCTCGGCTTCTCGATCCTGACCGTCGTTCGCGACAACCCGACCGATCTCACCGTCCGCGGCGTCACGCACCACCACCCCGACGGCGTGCTCTACCTGACGCAGTTCACGCAGGTCGCGATGGCCGTCCTGGGCGCGGCCCAGATGGCCGAGCTGCGTGAGGGCGGCGCGTTCGTCGACGGAGCGGTGCTGGCTGGTCACTCGGTCGGCGAGTACAACGCGCTCGCCGCGGTCTCGGGCGTCATCAGCCTCGAGGCCGTCGTCGAGGTCGTGTTCCAGCGCGGCTCGGTCATGCACACGCTCGTGCCGCGTGACGAGAAGGGCCGCAGCGACTACCGCCTCGCGGCGATCCGCCCCTCGCAGATCGGCCTGGCCGACGACGAGGTGAAGGACTACGTCGAGGGCCTCGGTGAGGCGTCCGGCGAGTTCCTGCAGATCGTCAACTACAACATGCGGGGCTCGCAGTACGCGATCGCCGGCACCGTCCGGGGCCTCGAGGTCCTGGAGAAGGACGTGGCCGATCGCCGCGAGCGGTTCGGCGGCAAGGCCGCGTTCATCCTCGTGCCCGGCATCGACGTGCCGTTCCACAGCCGCGTGCTGCACGGCGGCGTGCCGGACTTCCGCCACAAGCTGCAGGAGCTGCTTCCGCCCACGATCGACCCGGCGATCCTCGAGGGCCGCTACGTGCCGAACCTCGTGCCGAAGCCGTTCAGCCTGGACGAGGACTTCATCCGCGAGGTCGAGCAGTACGTCGGCACCACCGTCCCGCGGTCGGAGGACCCGGGCATGCTGTGCCGCGACCTGCTGATCGAGCTGCTGGCCTGGCAGTTCGCCAGCCCCGTGCGCTGGATCGAGACGCAGGACCTCATGTTCACCCCCGTCGAGGAGGGCGGCCTGGGCGTCGAGCGCTTCGTCGAGGTCGGCGTCGGCTCGGCCCCGACCGTGGCCAACCTCGCGGCCGGCACGCTGAAGCTGCCCGGCTACCCGAGCGTCGAGGTGCTGAACGTCGAGCGCGACGCCGCCGCCGTGTACGGGACCGACGAGGACCCGGCGCCGGTGGAGGACGAGGCCCCCGAGGCGACCGTCGAGGACAGCGCGCCGCAGCAGGCCGCCGCCCCCGCGGCTGCTCCGGCCGGTGGCCCCGCCACGCAGACGGCCGCCGACCTGCCCTTCTCGGCAGCCGATGCGACCAAGGTCCTCATCGCGTGGTGGACGAAGCTGCGCCTGGACCAGCTCGGTGCGGCCGACACGATCGAGTCGCTGACCGACGGTGCGTCCAGCCGCCGCAACCAGCTGCTGATCGACCTCGGCGGCGAGCTGTCGCTGGGTGCGATCGACGGCGCCGCGGAGGCCGACATCGTCACGCTGGGCGGTCAGGTCGACGCCCTCGCCCGGACCTACAAGCCGTTCGGCCCGGTCCTGGCCGAGGCGTTCGGCGACCACCTCAAGAAGGTGCTCGGCCCGACGGGTCGCAAGCAGTCGGCCGTCGCCGAGCGCGTCACGGGTGCGTGGCAGCTCGGCTCGGGCTGGGCCTCGCACGTCCTGGCCGAGCTGGCCATGGTCACCCGCGAGGGCCAGAGCGTCCGCGGCGGCGCGTTCGGCGAGGCGTCGATCGCCTCGGCCGGCGACGTCGACGCGGCCATCGACGCCGCGGTCCAGGCGGTCGCGGCACGCCACGGCGTGACGGTGCAGATGCCGTCCGCGGGCGGTGGCGACGGCGCCACGATCGACGCCGAGGCGCTCGGCGAGTTCACCGCGGCCATCACCGGCCGCGACGGCGTGCTCGCCTCGGCGGCACGGCTCGTGCTGGAGCACCTCGACCTGGTCGACGTGCCCGAGACCGCCGAGCCCGACGAGCAGGCGGCCGCGGTCGTCGCACGGGTCGAGGCCGAGCTGGGCACCGACTGGATCAAGGCCACCGAGGGCGTCTTCGACGCCGAGCACGCGGTCGTCCTGGACGACCGCTGGGCGTCGGCGCGCGAGGACCTCGCGCGCCTCGCGCACGGCGACGAGGTCGTCGGCTCCTTCGCCGCAACCGGCGAGGTCGTGGCGAAGCAGGCCGAGCACTGGCTCGCGCGGACCGGCGACGAGCGGTTCGCCCGCATCGCCGAGGACGCGCGCGACACGACCGCCGGCACCTTCGCCGGCGAGGTCGCGGTCGTGACCGGCGCGGCCGACGGCTCGATCGCGGGCTCCGCCGTGGGCGAGCTGCTCGCGGGCGGCGCCACGGTCGTGGCCACCACGTCCTCCCTGGCGCCGAAGAAGCTGCGCTTCTTCAAGGACCTCTACCGCCGCAACGCGCGTGCCGGTGCGGTCCTGTGGGTCGTACCCGCCAACCTGGCGTCGTTCGCCGACGTGGACGCGCTGGTCGAGTGGATCGGGGCCGAGCAGTCCCGCACCGCCGCCGGCGTCACGACCGTGTCGAAGCCCTCGCTCACCCCGACGCTGCTGGTGCCGTTCGCGGCCGGCCGGGTCATGGGCGACGCGACCGAGGCCGGCCCCCGCGCCGAGCTCGAGATGCGCATCCTGCTGTGGTCGGTCGAGCGGCTCGTCGGCGCGCTGTCGTCGTCGGTCACCGACCGCAACCTCGACGCCCGCCTGCACGTGCTGCTGCCGGGCTCGCCCAACCGCGGCATGTTCGGTGGCGACGGCGCCTACGGCGAGGCCAAGGCCGCGCTGGACGCCCTGGTCACCAAGTGGGGCTCGGAGAAGCGCTGGGCCGACAAGGTCACGCTGGCCCACGCCATCATCGGCTGGGTCCGCGGCACGGGCCTCATGGGCGGCAACGACCCGCTCGTCGAGGCCGTCGAGGCCGCCGGCGTCCGCACCTGGTCGCCCGCCGAGATGGCCGCCGCGCTGCTCGAGGCCTGCACCCCGCAGGCCCGCCAGCAGGCGACCGAGGGTCCGCTGACGTTCGATCTCACGGGAGGCCTCGGCGAGGCCGACCTCGACATGAAGGCGCTCGCGGCGGAAGCCGGTGATCGAGTTGCTGGGCGAGGGACGAGCCCGCGTATCGAGATCAACTCGACGATCCCGGCGCTCCCCGCGCCCCCGTCGCGCCTCGACCGCGTCGAGACGCCCGAGTGGGCCGGCGTCACCGCCCGCCCCGAGGACCTCGTGGTCATCGTGGGCGCCGGCGAGCTGGGCCCGTACGGCTCGGCGCGCACGCGCTTCGAGATGGAGGTCGAGGACCGCCTGTCCGCGGCCGGCGTGCTCGAGCTGGCGTGGTCCACCGGACTGCTCAGCTGGGACGCGACGAACCGCGGCTGGTTCGACACCGAGTCCGGCGAGGTCGTCGCTGAGCACGAGATCGCCGATCGGTACGAGGACGCGGTCCGTGAGCGGATCGGCGTTCGCCGGTACGCCGACGACGGCGACATGGTCGACAACAGCGCCCCCCTGCTGGCGTCGGTGTACCTCGACCACGACCTGACCTTCACGGTCTCGGGCCAGGCGGAGGCGCAGGCGATGCGCGACGCCGATCCCGAGCACACCGTGATCGCGCAGGACGGCGAGGGCGAGTGGACCGTGACCCGCAGGGCGGGCACGCAGGTCCGTGTGCCGCGCAAGATGAAGCTGACCCGCACGGTCGGCGGCCAGATCCCGACGGGCTTCGACCCGACGGTCTGGGGCGTCCCGGCCGAGATGGTCGAGGCGGTCGACCGCGTGGCCCTGTGGAACCTGATCTGCACCGTGGACGCGTTCCTGTCGTCGGGCTTCACCCCGTCCGAGCTGATGCGCTGGACGCACCCGACCTTGGTGGCGAACACGCAGGGCACCGGCATGGGCGGCATGACGTCGATGCACTCGCTGTACATCGACACCCTGCTGGGCGAGGCGAAGCCGAACGACATCCTGCAGGAGGCGCTGCCGAACGTCATCGCCGCGCACGTGGTCCAGTCCTACGTGGGCAGCTACGGCGCGATGGTGCACCCGGTGGCCGCATGCGCCACGACCGCGGTGTCGGTCGAGGAGGGCGTGGACAAGATCCGCCTCAACAAGGCCGAGTTCGTCGTGGCTGGCGGCTTCGACGACCTCTCGGTCGAGGGGATCGTGGGCTTCGGCGACATGTCGGCCACCGCGGACTCCGCGGCGATGGCCGCCAAGGGCCTCGAGGACCGCTACTTCAGCCGTGCCAACGACCGTCGCTACGGCGGGTTCGTGGAGTCGCAGGGCGGCGGCACGATCCTGCTGGCCCGCGGTGACCTGGCGGCCCGGATGGGCCTGCCGGTGCTCGGCGTCGTGGCCTACGCGGCCTCGTTCGCCGACGGCGTGCACACGTCGATCCCGGCGCCGGGCCTCGGTGCCCTGGCGGCGGGCCGTGGTGGGCGCGAGTCGCAGCTGGCTCGCTCGCTCTCGGCCCTGGGCGTGGGCGCTGACGACATCGGCGTGCTGTCCAAGCACGACACGTCGACGGGCGTCAACGAGCGCAACGAGTCCGAGCTGCACGAGCGGCTGGCGGCGGCCCTGGGCCGCAGCGAGGGCAACCCGCTGTACGTCATGAGCCAGAAGGCGCTGACCGGTCACTCGAAGGGCGGCGCGGCCGCCTTCCAGCTGATCGGGCTGTGCCAGGTGCTGGAGGGCGGCGTCCTGCCGCCGAACCGGAGCCTGGACTGCGTGATGGACGACCTGGCCGAGCACGAGCACCTCGTGTGGCTGCGCGAGCCGCTGGCGACCGGGCCGCTCAAGGCGGGTCTGCTGACCAGCCTGGGCTTCGGTCATGTGGCCGGCCTGATCGCCGTGGTGCACTCGCAGGCGTTCGTGGAGTCGCTCTCCGCCGACGAGCGCGACGCGTACCTCGAGGCGGCGGAGCGTCGCCGGATCGACGGTCGCATGCGCCTCGTCGACGCCATGTACGGCGGCGAGGCGCTGTACCGACGTCCGGCCGACCGGCGTCTGGGTGACTCGGGCGTGCGCGAGCGTGAGGCGGCCCTGCTGCTCGACGCGAGCGGCCGCCTGGGCGAGGACGGGGTCTACGCGTGCCGGTGA
- the acpS gene encoding holo-ACP synthase AcpS, giving the protein MPVIGTGIDLVDVPGFAEQHRRPGTRAGSAFTAAERRDARSSPSGSGRRTPDQEMASLAARWAVKEAFIKAWSESLWGTPPPLGEHVHDQIEVIRDAWGRPRIRLHGEVAKHLEDVTVHVSLSHDGPAAIAMVTLSS; this is encoded by the coding sequence GTGCCGGTGATCGGCACCGGGATCGACCTGGTGGACGTGCCCGGATTCGCCGAGCAGCATCGGCGACCGGGCACCCGCGCCGGCAGTGCCTTCACAGCTGCCGAGCGCCGCGACGCCCGGAGTTCTCCTTCTGGCTCCGGGCGTCGCACCCCCGATCAGGAGATGGCGTCCCTCGCTGCCCGCTGGGCGGTCAAGGAGGCGTTCATCAAGGCCTGGTCGGAGTCGCTGTGGGGGACTCCGCCGCCCCTCGGCGAGCACGTGCACGACCAGATCGAGGTGATCCGCGACGCGTGGGGTCGTCCCCGCATCCGCCTGCACGGCGAGGTCGCGAAGCACCTCGAGGACGTCACCGTGCACGTCAGCCTCAGCCACGACGGTCCCGCCGCCATCGCGATGGTGACCCTCTCCTCCTGA
- a CDS encoding NAD-dependent epimerase/dehydratase family protein, with amino-acid sequence MELLVLGGTAFLGHEIARSALAQGHRVTCAARGSAEPPAGAAFVRIDRDEDDGLAPLTGRRWDVVIDVARQPGHVRRAVRDLAADHRVFVSSGNAYADFSSIEQAEDAATLAPLAADTMSSDDDYGAAKVACEQAVLAAGPAAVVRSGLIGGPGDWSGRSGYWPWRFAHPVGPEVVVPDDLRFPCAMIDVRDLAAWIVDLAGRRVEGTFNATGPTTDLESVLEVAARVAGSSARPRPVPVERLRELGIGDWMGPATLPLWIDDPDWRGFATMDTRRARAEGLTMRPLEETLTDVLAWEETRTQPRRCGLTDDDERRVLTAL; translated from the coding sequence ATGGAACTGCTCGTCCTCGGCGGAACCGCCTTCCTCGGCCATGAGATCGCCCGGTCGGCGCTCGCGCAGGGTCACCGCGTCACGTGTGCCGCGCGCGGGTCGGCCGAGCCTCCCGCCGGAGCGGCCTTCGTGCGGATCGACCGCGACGAGGACGACGGCCTCGCGCCGCTGACCGGACGCCGCTGGGACGTCGTCATCGACGTGGCCCGCCAGCCCGGGCACGTGCGGCGCGCCGTGCGCGACCTGGCCGCCGACCATCGCGTCTTCGTCTCCAGCGGCAACGCCTACGCCGACTTCTCCTCGATCGAGCAGGCCGAGGACGCCGCCACCCTCGCACCGCTCGCGGCCGACACGATGTCCTCGGACGACGACTACGGCGCCGCCAAGGTGGCCTGCGAGCAGGCCGTGCTTGCGGCCGGGCCGGCCGCGGTGGTGAGGTCCGGGCTGATCGGCGGTCCGGGGGACTGGTCGGGTCGGAGCGGCTACTGGCCGTGGCGCTTCGCGCACCCCGTGGGCCCGGAGGTGGTGGTCCCGGACGACCTGCGCTTCCCGTGCGCCATGATCGACGTCCGCGACCTGGCGGCCTGGATCGTCGACCTCGCCGGGCGGCGCGTCGAGGGGACGTTCAACGCCACCGGACCGACGACCGACCTGGAGAGCGTGCTCGAGGTCGCTGCCCGGGTCGCGGGCTCGTCGGCGCGCCCGCGACCGGTGCCGGTCGAGCGGCTGCGCGAGCTGGGCATCGGCGACTGGATGGGTCCGGCCACGCTGCCGCTGTGGATCGACGACCCCGACTGGCGCGGCTTCGCCACGATGGACACCCGCCGGGCGCGAGCCGAGGGCCTGACGATGCGCCCGCTCGAGGAGACGCTGACCGACGTCCTGGCGTGGGAGGAGACCCGCACCCAGCCCCGCCGCTGCGGCCTCACCGACGACGACGAGCGCCGCGTCCTGACCGCGCTCTGA
- a CDS encoding SDR family oxidoreductase produces the protein MTEGRFAGKVAIVTGASRGIGLGVAQRLVDDGAKVVITARKTEALEAAVAELGPDNAAYVAGPADDAAHQDETVAKAVEHFGGLDFLVNNTGINPTYGPMIEMDLNAGRKIFEVNVLAAVSWAQKAYNASLKDNGGAIVNIASVAGLKPAPMIGMYGASKAAVIHVTKELSLELAPSVRVNAVAPAVVKTRFAGALYEGREEEVASAYPLKRLGEPEDIAGVTTFLLSQDAAWMTGQCLTVDGGLLLTGGV, from the coding sequence TCGCGGGCAAGGTCGCGATCGTCACGGGCGCGTCGCGGGGCATCGGCCTCGGTGTCGCGCAGCGCCTCGTCGACGACGGCGCGAAGGTGGTCATCACGGCGCGCAAGACCGAGGCCCTCGAGGCCGCGGTGGCCGAGCTCGGCCCGGACAACGCCGCGTACGTGGCGGGTCCGGCCGACGACGCCGCCCACCAGGACGAGACGGTCGCGAAGGCCGTCGAGCACTTCGGTGGCCTGGACTTCCTGGTGAACAACACCGGGATCAACCCGACGTACGGCCCGATGATCGAGATGGACCTGAACGCGGGCCGCAAGATCTTCGAGGTCAACGTGCTGGCCGCGGTGTCGTGGGCGCAGAAGGCCTACAACGCCTCGCTCAAGGACAACGGCGGCGCGATCGTGAACATCGCGTCGGTGGCCGGCCTCAAGCCGGCCCCGATGATCGGCATGTACGGCGCGTCGAAGGCCGCGGTCATCCACGTCACGAAGGAGCTCTCGCTCGAGCTGGCTCCCTCGGTGCGCGTGAACGCCGTGGCACCGGCCGTCGTGAAGACCCGGTTCGCCGGTGCGCTGTACGAGGGACGCGAGGAGGAGGTCGCCTCGGCCTACCCGCTGAAGCGTCTCGGCGAGCCCGAGGACATCGCGGGCGTCACCACCTTCCTGCTCTCGCAGGATGCGGCCTGGATGACCGGCCAGTGCCTCACCGTCGACGGCGGTCTGCTGCTCACCGGCGGCGTCTGA